A window of the Sporohalobacter salinus genome harbors these coding sequences:
- a CDS encoding ornithine aminomutase subunit alpha: MVEERQDDFEKRRQDLANLSDEEIYDKFWDLAEEIVDPLVNLADNYTSPSIERSVVLRMGFDSLEAKGIVNKVVEQDLLSKGAGHVILKLAEAENLTIREAGLAIADGEYDGQLVELFGGERV, translated from the coding sequence ATGGTTGAAGAACGTCAAGATGATTTTGAAAAGCGGCGTCAAGATTTAGCTAATTTATCAGATGAGGAGATTTATGATAAATTTTGGGATTTAGCCGAAGAAATAGTAGATCCGTTAGTGAACTTAGCTGATAACTATACATCACCTTCAATTGAACGATCTGTTGTACTGAGGATGGGATTTGACAGCTTAGAAGCAAAAGGAATAGTTAATAAAGTAGTGGAACAGGATCTATTAAGCAAAGGAGCAGGTCATGTTATTTTAAAATTAGCTGAAGCTGAAAACTTAACTATTAGAGAAGCTGGTTTAGCAATTGCTGATGGTGAATATGATGGTCAGTTAGTAGAACTATTTGGAGGTGAGCGAGTATGA
- a CDS encoding sigma 54-interacting transcriptional regulator, whose product MTISEPSLLHQPELLKQALLKGFPGGIVIVDDKGNIVAINELVLKLLNIEEDDIVGCKVDNIIMNTRIDEVLETGEQELNRYQFFGNTKILTNRIPIFNQNDEILGVAAYFQEVSEVEECAEKLESVQRLKKNLEAILNSIDDGIHVIDEEGRTIFYNEKMAELENQTREQVINKKLLDVFPSLDRKSSTLMQTLETKEPMISQKQNYINYNGEEITTINKTLPIKLEDQFIGALEIAKDVTDLERLSKRVLDLQSELYETKEDKEELNNGTSYVFSDIIGQSYDLKEKISYAKRAARTSSSVLISGETGTGKELFAQSIHNASIRKNRPFIAQNCAALPKNLLEGILFGTKKGGFTGAVDRKGLFNQADGGTLLLDEINSMSLELQAKLLRVLQEGIIRPVGGSEGVEVDVRIIATINKHPLEAIKHEELRNDLYYRLAVVNLQLPPLRDRKEDILLLVDYFIDHFNRKFNYKIEGISDGVERLFLDYDWPGNVRQLEHVIEGAINIVGAKGIINQQDVEPFMLNAETQQDNELDLQRTEEALPEFLENIEQKLIKDALNETSGNISQAARNLGVKRQSLQYKIKKYGLETK is encoded by the coding sequence ATGACTATTTCAGAACCTAGTTTATTACATCAACCGGAATTATTAAAGCAAGCTTTATTAAAGGGATTTCCGGGTGGTATAGTGATTGTGGATGATAAAGGTAATATAGTTGCGATTAATGAATTAGTCTTAAAGTTGTTAAATATAGAAGAAGATGATATTGTCGGATGTAAAGTAGATAATATAATTATGAATACTAGAATAGATGAAGTGCTTGAGACTGGAGAGCAGGAATTAAATAGATATCAATTTTTTGGGAACACTAAAATTTTAACTAATAGAATTCCTATTTTTAATCAGAATGATGAAATATTAGGGGTAGCAGCTTACTTTCAAGAAGTTAGTGAAGTAGAGGAATGTGCTGAAAAATTAGAAAGTGTTCAGCGGTTGAAGAAGAATTTAGAAGCTATTTTAAATTCTATTGATGATGGGATTCATGTTATTGATGAAGAGGGAAGGACAATTTTTTATAATGAAAAGATGGCTGAGTTAGAGAATCAAACCAGAGAGCAAGTAATTAATAAGAAATTGTTGGATGTTTTCCCGTCTTTGGATCGAAAAAGTAGTACATTAATGCAGACTTTGGAAACGAAAGAACCGATGATATCACAAAAACAGAATTATATTAACTATAATGGAGAAGAGATTACAACAATTAATAAAACTCTACCAATAAAATTAGAGGATCAATTTATTGGTGCTTTGGAGATAGCTAAAGATGTTACTGATTTAGAAAGACTTTCTAAGCGTGTTCTTGATTTACAGTCAGAACTTTATGAAACTAAAGAAGATAAAGAAGAGTTAAATAATGGAACTAGTTATGTATTTTCTGATATTATTGGACAAAGTTATGATTTAAAAGAGAAGATTAGTTATGCTAAACGGGCAGCTAGAACATCTTCTTCAGTCTTGATTTCAGGTGAAACAGGTACTGGGAAAGAATTATTTGCTCAGAGTATTCATAATGCTAGTATTAGAAAAAATCGCCCCTTTATTGCTCAAAATTGTGCTGCTTTACCTAAGAATTTATTAGAAGGAATTTTATTTGGCACCAAAAAAGGAGGATTTACTGGTGCAGTTGATAGGAAGGGACTTTTTAATCAGGCTGATGGAGGTACACTTTTGTTAGATGAGATAAATTCTATGTCATTAGAGTTACAAGCTAAGTTGTTGCGTGTTTTACAAGAAGGAATAATCAGACCAGTAGGTGGTAGTGAAGGGGTGGAAGTAGATGTTAGAATTATAGCTACTATTAATAAACATCCTTTAGAAGCGATTAAGCATGAAGAACTCAGAAATGATCTCTATTATAGACTGGCAGTAGTTAACTTACAACTGCCTCCGCTTAGAGATAGAAAAGAAGATATCTTATTATTAGTTGACTACTTTATTGATCATTTTAATCGTAAATTTAATTATAAGATTGAAGGAATTAGTGATGGGGTAGAAAGGTTATTTTTAGATTATGATTGGCCGGGTAATGTAAGACAGTTAGAGCATGTGATCGAAGGTGCAATCAATATTGTAGGAGCTAAGGGAATAATTAATCAACAGGATGTAGAACCCTTTATGCTAAATGCAGAAACACAGCAGGATAATGAGCTTGATCTTCAAAGAACAGAAGAGGCACTCCCAGAATTCTTAGAAAATATAGAACAGAAATTAATTAAGGATGCTCTTAATGAAACTTCAGGTAATATCAGTCAGGCAGCAAGAAATTTAGGAGTAAAGAGGCAGTCATTACAATATAAGATCAAAAAATATGGGTTAGAGACTAAATAA
- a CDS encoding alanine/ornithine racemase family PLP-dependent enzyme, with the protein MANPKLEVNLKKIVSNTENIVDLAASEDIEIMGVTKSTCADLKVAQAMLEGGVKGLADSRIRNLKYLQSNLDLSGIPLMLLRIPMLSEVNRVVKYADISLNSELQVVEALNKAAKEIDTKHQIVLMVDVGDRREGIMPKNVMGIVEEISKLENIELVGLGTNLACFGGVLPSDKNMKLLIDLKNGINEKFDLNIQEISGGNSSSLPRLKEVGLPADITQLRVGETILIGSNVVNRKPFSDTYQDTFLLAAEIIELKEKPAQPEGRQGQNAFGETKKVIKTGIRQRAILGIGRQDIEIEGLTPLAKGVEIEDGSSDHLIIDVTECKKNLKVGEILRFKVNYGALLSASTSQYVDTIYIDSK; encoded by the coding sequence ATGGCAAATCCTAAACTTGAAGTTAATTTAAAAAAAATAGTATCTAATACTGAGAATATAGTTGATTTAGCGGCTAGTGAAGATATAGAAATTATGGGAGTTACAAAATCAACATGTGCTGACTTAAAAGTTGCACAGGCTATGTTGGAGGGAGGGGTTAAAGGATTAGCGGATTCTAGAATTAGGAATCTAAAGTATTTACAATCTAATTTAGATTTAAGTGGAATTCCTTTAATGCTATTAAGAATTCCAATGTTAAGTGAAGTTAATAGGGTAGTAAAGTATGCTGACATTAGTTTAAATTCAGAATTACAAGTAGTGGAAGCTTTAAATAAAGCAGCTAAAGAAATAGATACAAAGCATCAAATTGTTTTAATGGTTGATGTAGGAGACCGTCGAGAAGGAATTATGCCCAAAAATGTAATGGGAATTGTAGAAGAAATATCAAAATTAGAGAATATTGAATTAGTAGGGTTAGGGACAAATTTAGCTTGTTTTGGTGGAGTATTGCCTTCAGATAAAAATATGAAATTATTAATTGATTTAAAGAATGGGATTAATGAAAAATTTGATTTAAATATTCAAGAAATTTCTGGTGGTAATAGTAGTTCATTACCTCGATTAAAAGAGGTAGGTTTACCTGCGGATATTACTCAGTTGCGAGTAGGAGAAACTATTTTGATTGGTAGTAATGTAGTTAATCGTAAGCCGTTTTCTGATACTTATCAAGATACATTTTTACTAGCAGCAGAAATAATTGAATTAAAAGAAAAGCCTGCTCAGCCAGAGGGTAGGCAGGGGCAGAATGCTTTTGGTGAAACAAAAAAAGTTATTAAGACTGGGATTAGACAGCGAGCTATTTTAGGTATTGGACGTCAAGATATAGAAATAGAAGGATTGACTCCATTAGCTAAAGGAGTAGAAATAGAAGATGGTAGTAGTGATCACTTAATAATTGATGTAACAGAGTGTAAAAAAAACTTAAAAGTAGGAGAAATTTTAAGATTTAAAGTTAATTATGGTGCTTTATTAAGTGCTAGTACTTCCCAATATGTTGATACAATATATATTGATTCAAAATAA
- the ord gene encoding 2,4-diaminopentanoate dehydrogenase: MDEIKVVIWGFGAMGSGMAEMLLEKEGVNIVGVCDVAPNKIGKSIFEVLNMKSKNHPEVIIKEDIEEIVNEENADVALLATDSFTKEAFDKIKYCLENRLDVVSTAEEMAYPQAQEPKLAEKIDKIAKENGVSVLGTGINPGLIMDLLVIALTGACKDIDHIEAERVNNLSPFGPAVMEEQGVGTTVDEFEKGVEDGSIAGHVGFPESIQMIADALGLNLDGPVAQSKKPIVSNVDREAPVVKVKAGDVAGVEMLGYGKVDGEKMIEMIHPQQVEPQKEDVDTGDYIRIKGTPDINMSIKPEVPGGIGTIAMCVNMIPHVINASAGLKTMIDLPVPRAIMGDMREMIEE, from the coding sequence ATGGATGAAATTAAAGTAGTAATCTGGGGATTTGGAGCCATGGGCAGCGGTATGGCTGAGATGTTATTGGAAAAAGAGGGGGTTAATATAGTAGGGGTTTGTGACGTAGCCCCTAATAAAATAGGGAAAAGTATATTTGAAGTATTGAATATGAAATCAAAAAATCATCCTGAAGTTATAATTAAAGAGGATATTGAAGAGATTGTTAATGAAGAAAATGCTGATGTTGCCTTATTAGCAACTGACTCGTTTACCAAAGAAGCATTTGATAAAATTAAATATTGCTTAGAAAATAGATTAGATGTAGTTTCAACAGCTGAGGAAATGGCATATCCCCAGGCGCAGGAACCAAAATTAGCAGAAAAGATAGATAAGATAGCTAAGGAAAATGGGGTATCAGTGTTAGGTACTGGGATTAATCCGGGGTTGATTATGGACTTATTAGTAATAGCCTTAACAGGGGCCTGCAAAGATATAGATCATATTGAAGCAGAAAGAGTTAATAATTTATCACCATTTGGACCTGCGGTTATGGAAGAACAGGGAGTAGGTACTACAGTTGACGAGTTTGAAAAAGGAGTTGAAGATGGGAGCATTGCTGGACATGTTGGTTTTCCAGAATCAATTCAAATGATTGCTGATGCTTTAGGTTTAAACTTAGATGGACCAGTAGCTCAAAGTAAGAAGCCAATAGTATCTAATGTAGATCGGGAAGCACCGGTGGTTAAAGTTAAAGCTGGAGATGTAGCTGGAGTTGAGATGTTAGGATACGGTAAGGTAGATGGGGAGAAGATGATAGAGATGATTCATCCTCAGCAAGTTGAACCTCAAAAAGAAGATGTTGATACTGGAGATTATATTCGCATTAAAGGAACTCCTGATATTAATATGTCTATTAAGCCAGAAGTGCCGGGGGGCATAGGAACTATAGCAATGTGTGTTAATATGATTCCACATGTTATTAATGCTTCGGCTGGATTAAAGACAATGATAGATTTACCTGTGCCACGAGCTATTATGGGTGATATGAGAGAAATGATTGAAGAATAA
- a CDS encoding M20/M25/M40 family metallo-hydrolase: MTWLQAEKIKSLLIELVNEPSISGTKQETTMGKKIFNILNRIDYFKETPEHLFLEPLPNDKYDRHFVSAFLEGTEKSKKTVILLSHFDVVDISDYGEYKDLAFKPKELTEKLKGNLEFLSDEAAHDLETGNYLFGRGVADMKSGLAIQIALMEYLSQNQNKLDGNLVLITVPDEETTSQGINDSVPFLNELKNEYDLEYEAVINCEPVFPNYPGDDNKYIYTGSIGKSLPAFYFYGKETHVGASLNGLNCNLMAAEVLGRIEGNLDLSEEMGQVVSPPPTCLQYADNKELYSAKIPHDASSYFNMLLLSSSPEEILIKLKQIAKEAFEEVLNRIEDRRKEYSKKKNVEFKPVEWEANVYYYSEIYKMAYDKIGEKLDDKIQIIYEKYKDNNRIDQQGLGMKIIEQVHHYCPNKEPKIIIGYLPPYYPPVSITGVDSREKRILNIMDEVVTMADDEFNEDLEICESFPGISDLSYFRLDDFEATANYLKPNMPNWNLDYSIPIKEVNNLDVPGINISVYGKDVHKFTERLELDYSLNVVPELLKYSVLRLLRSVENEY, from the coding sequence ATGACCTGGTTGCAAGCTGAAAAAATTAAATCACTATTAATTGAATTAGTAAATGAACCGAGTATTTCGGGTACTAAACAAGAAACTACTATGGGGAAGAAAATATTTAATATTTTAAATAGAATTGATTATTTTAAAGAAACTCCAGAACATTTATTTTTGGAACCATTACCAAATGATAAATATGATCGACATTTTGTATCTGCATTTTTAGAAGGAACTGAGAAATCAAAAAAGACTGTTATTTTGCTGAGCCATTTCGATGTAGTGGATATTTCAGATTACGGGGAGTATAAGGATTTAGCTTTTAAGCCAAAAGAATTAACAGAGAAGTTAAAGGGAAATTTGGAGTTTCTATCGGATGAAGCAGCACATGATTTAGAAACTGGTAATTATCTTTTTGGTCGTGGAGTAGCTGATATGAAATCTGGCTTGGCAATTCAGATTGCTTTAATGGAATATTTAAGTCAGAATCAGAATAAATTAGATGGTAATCTTGTGCTTATAACTGTACCTGATGAAGAAACTACTTCTCAAGGAATTAATGATAGTGTGCCATTTTTAAATGAATTAAAAAATGAATATGATTTGGAATATGAAGCTGTAATAAATTGTGAGCCAGTATTTCCAAATTATCCTGGTGATGATAATAAATATATCTATACTGGTTCCATCGGCAAGTCTTTACCTGCTTTTTACTTTTATGGTAAAGAAACTCATGTTGGGGCTTCATTAAACGGGTTAAACTGTAATTTGATGGCAGCTGAAGTATTAGGAAGAATTGAAGGGAACCTTGATTTATCTGAAGAGATGGGGCAAGTAGTATCACCTCCTCCAACTTGTCTTCAATATGCAGATAATAAGGAATTATACTCAGCTAAGATTCCTCATGATGCTAGTAGTTACTTTAATATGTTATTGCTTAGTAGTTCACCTGAAGAAATATTAATTAAACTCAAACAGATTGCTAAAGAAGCATTTGAGGAGGTCTTAAATAGAATAGAAGATAGAAGGAAAGAATATAGTAAGAAGAAAAATGTAGAATTTAAACCAGTTGAATGGGAAGCAAATGTTTATTACTACAGTGAAATATATAAGATGGCTTATGACAAAATAGGGGAAAAATTAGATGACAAGATTCAGATAATTTATGAGAAATATAAAGATAATAATAGAATAGATCAACAGGGATTAGGAATGAAAATTATAGAACAAGTACATCATTACTGTCCTAATAAAGAGCCAAAGATTATTATAGGTTATCTGCCACCTTATTATCCTCCGGTATCTATTACAGGTGTTGATAGTAGAGAAAAAAGAATACTTAATATTATGGATGAAGTAGTAACTATGGCTGATGATGAATTTAATGAGGACTTAGAAATTTGCGAAAGTTTTCCAGGAATTAGTGATTTAAGCTACTTTAGATTAGATGATTTTGAAGCTACTGCTAATTATTTAAAGCCAAACATGCCTAACTGGAATTTAGATTATTCTATTCCTATTAAAGAGGTTAATAATTTAGATGTACCAGGAATTAATATCAGTGTTTATGGTAAAGATGTTCACAAGTTTACAGAACGATTGGAGTTAGATTATTCTTTAAATGTAGTGCCAGAGTTATTGAAGTATTCAGTTTTACGACTACTTAGATCAGTAGAAAACGAATATTAA
- the ortA gene encoding 2-amino-4-oxopentanoate thiolase subunit OrtA, producing the protein MSKAKEGDWVQIHNVVLEADKRAPNLPKETKKVPLELRVRGFLVDEEAKVDDEVTVETLIGRKLSGRLEDTTPTYEHNFGKPVSELLPIGRELKAMLEGNDE; encoded by the coding sequence ATGTCAAAAGCAAAAGAAGGCGATTGGGTTCAAATTCATAATGTTGTCTTAGAGGCAGATAAAAGAGCTCCAAATCTACCTAAAGAGACAAAAAAAGTACCGTTAGAACTTAGAGTTAGAGGGTTTTTAGTTGATGAAGAAGCTAAAGTAGATGATGAAGTAACTGTCGAGACCTTAATTGGTCGGAAGTTATCTGGGAGATTAGAAGATACTACTCCAACTTATGAGCATAATTTCGGTAAACCAGTATCAGAATTACTACCAATTGGACGTGAGTTAAAAGCAATGTTGGAAGGGAATGATGAATAA
- the ortB gene encoding 2-amino-4-oxopentanoate thiolase subunit OrtB, with product MKDMSYSAVMGRNNEIMKQAVGIDYDQFEYDGIGFDYERMMKKVGYDLDEIQEIQSETDVGQTPLYELDNLTKVARQLAPKGKGARIFIKDEAANPSGSFKARRAAVSVYHAQKQGYDGVVAATSGNYGAAVASQAVKRGLKPIIVQEVYDSREVGQPEIIEKGRKCEAYGAEVLQLTTGPELFYTFLKVLEETGYFNASLYTPFGIAGVETLGYELAEDIKEQEGKYPDAVVVTNAGGGNLTGTARGLKKAGADGTEVIAASVNLEGLHMASDYDFNRKSFTTGHTGFGVPFMTWPDRSDVPRSAARAIRYAERYVTVNQGEVFYITEALAQIEGLERGPAGNTSLAAAVSIAQEMDKDEILVVQETEYTGAGKHPTAQLTFAKENGIEVKRGNPREEAPGESVIIPEAPKQIQAQDLDLDKLKRSHIKKIIKNNEVEEVTEDGLEYLIEETNIDRGFVIKVLKELNVEV from the coding sequence ATGAAGGATATGAGTTACAGCGCAGTAATGGGCCGTAATAATGAAATCATGAAACAGGCTGTTGGTATAGATTATGATCAATTCGAGTATGATGGAATTGGTTTTGATTATGAGAGAATGATGAAGAAAGTAGGTTATGATTTAGATGAAATTCAGGAGATTCAGAGTGAAACTGATGTAGGACAAACGCCATTATATGAATTAGATAATTTGACTAAAGTAGCACGTCAATTGGCTCCTAAAGGTAAAGGAGCTAGAATTTTTATTAAAGATGAAGCAGCTAATCCATCTGGTAGTTTTAAAGCTCGTAGAGCAGCTGTTTCTGTGTATCATGCTCAAAAACAGGGTTATGATGGAGTTGTAGCTGCTACCAGTGGCAATTATGGAGCAGCAGTAGCTTCTCAGGCAGTAAAGCGAGGACTAAAGCCAATCATCGTTCAGGAAGTTTATGATAGTAGAGAAGTAGGTCAGCCGGAAATTATCGAAAAAGGTCGCAAATGTGAAGCCTATGGGGCAGAGGTACTTCAGTTGACAACAGGTCCAGAATTATTTTATACATTTTTGAAGGTGTTAGAAGAGACAGGATATTTTAATGCATCACTTTACACGCCCTTTGGAATTGCTGGAGTGGAAACATTAGGTTATGAATTAGCCGAGGATATAAAAGAACAAGAAGGGAAATATCCTGATGCTGTAGTTGTTACCAATGCTGGAGGAGGCAACTTAACTGGAACGGCTAGAGGACTAAAAAAAGCTGGAGCTGATGGAACCGAGGTTATAGCAGCTAGTGTAAACTTAGAAGGTTTACATATGGCTAGTGATTATGACTTTAATCGTAAATCCTTTACAACTGGACATACTGGTTTCGGAGTGCCGTTTATGACTTGGCCTGATCGGTCTGATGTGCCGCGGAGTGCAGCTAGGGCAATTAGATATGCTGAAAGGTATGTAACTGTCAATCAAGGTGAAGTTTTTTATATTACGGAAGCATTAGCTCAAATCGAAGGTTTAGAGCGCGGGCCAGCAGGAAATACATCTTTGGCTGCTGCAGTTTCTATTGCTCAAGAAATGGATAAGGATGAAATTTTAGTTGTTCAAGAAACCGAATATACTGGTGCAGGTAAGCATCCGACAGCTCAACTTACTTTTGCTAAAGAGAATGGCATTGAAGTTAAACGAGGTAATCCGCGGGAAGAAGCACCTGGAGAATCAGTGATAATTCCTGAAGCACCTAAACAAATACAGGCTCAGGATCTAGATTTAGATAAATTAAAGCGATCTCATATTAAAAAGATAATTAAAAATAATGAAGTTGAAGAAGTAACGGAAGATGGTTTGGAGTACTTAATAGAAGAGACAAATATAGATCGTGGTTTTGTAATTAAAGTATTAAAAGAATTGAATGTGGAGGTGTAA
- a CDS encoding amino acid carrier protein, producing the protein MEKLLDIVTTISSWIWGLPMLILLLGGGIILTVSLRFFQFRYFGYIVRQTFGKIIGVGNKDQNESEGTISAFQATTSALASTVGAANIGGVPVALSLGGPGAIFWMWVTMLLGSASKFTEIVLGVKYREKNEEGDWVGGPMYYIDKGLNWKPIALLFSFGLMLELIPSIMVQANSVAGSAKEAFSLSPTVTGVGVAILVGAVVLGGIKRIGKFAEKMVPFMAITYILGCLIIILVNIADMPRVFYLIFKHAFTPMSATGGFAGASFAAIVRWGIARGAYSNESGMGTAPIAHAAATTDHPVRQGFWGVFSVLIDTGTICTMTALVIISSGLWTADIPANQMPAQSFAQTFGQVGSTFITLGLLVFVVTTIITITFYGEKQAEYLFGTKFSKFMRLIYIVSIVIGAIGGLEILWKFLDILLASIIIPNVIAIVALRKEVRDLVDEFFNSEEYYLNDIK; encoded by the coding sequence GTGGAAAAATTGTTAGATATAGTTACTACAATATCTAGTTGGATTTGGGGACTTCCAATGTTAATTTTATTATTAGGAGGGGGGATAATATTAACAGTTAGCCTACGTTTTTTTCAATTTAGGTATTTTGGCTATATAGTGAGACAGACATTTGGAAAAATAATTGGTGTTGGAAATAAAGATCAGAATGAAAGTGAGGGAACAATTAGTGCTTTTCAGGCTACAACCAGTGCCTTAGCTTCAACAGTAGGGGCAGCTAATATCGGTGGGGTTCCAGTAGCATTATCACTAGGTGGTCCTGGAGCTATTTTTTGGATGTGGGTGACGATGTTATTAGGTTCTGCATCTAAATTTACTGAGATAGTTTTAGGGGTTAAGTATCGAGAGAAGAATGAAGAAGGAGATTGGGTTGGAGGGCCGATGTATTATATAGATAAAGGATTAAATTGGAAGCCAATAGCTCTTTTATTCTCATTTGGGTTAATGTTAGAGTTAATTCCAAGTATTATGGTGCAGGCTAACTCAGTTGCTGGTTCGGCTAAAGAAGCCTTTAGTTTATCACCAACTGTTACAGGTGTTGGAGTTGCTATTTTGGTAGGGGCAGTAGTATTAGGAGGAATAAAAAGGATCGGTAAGTTTGCTGAAAAGATGGTGCCGTTTATGGCAATTACTTATATTTTAGGTTGTTTAATTATAATTTTAGTTAATATTGCTGATATGCCTCGCGTATTTTACTTGATTTTCAAGCATGCCTTTACACCTATGTCAGCTACAGGTGGATTTGCTGGAGCTAGTTTTGCTGCAATTGTACGATGGGGTATTGCCCGTGGTGCTTATTCAAATGAATCTGGAATGGGGACTGCTCCTATAGCTCATGCAGCAGCAACAACTGATCATCCTGTACGGCAGGGCTTTTGGGGTGTCTTTTCAGTTTTAATTGATACTGGAACTATCTGTACTATGACAGCATTAGTAATTATTTCTAGTGGTTTATGGACGGCAGATATTCCTGCTAATCAGATGCCGGCTCAATCTTTTGCTCAAACATTTGGGCAGGTTGGTTCAACTTTTATAACCTTAGGTTTGTTAGTTTTTGTAGTAACTACTATAATTACTATTACTTTCTATGGAGAAAAACAGGCTGAATATTTATTTGGTACTAAATTTAGTAAGTTTATGAGGTTGATTTACATAGTTAGTATTGTAATTGGAGCTATAGGAGGATTAGAAATCTTATGGAAGTTTTTAGATATCTTATTAGCTAGTATAATTATTCCAAATGTAATAGCTATTGTTGCTCTTAGAAAAGAGGTTCGTGATTTGGTAGATGAGTTTTTTAATTCTGAAGAATATTATTTAAATGATATTAAATAA
- the nhaC gene encoding Na+/H+ antiporter NhaC, with protein MSAKSKREPYIWEALISLLSLMLFIGLAIIKYGTDPHVPMLLGAFVAAIMAYRAGYKWTEIEQAMIDGITRALQAVIILAIIGVLVGVWIEGGIVPTMIYYGLKILNPGIFFTATLLICSITSLATGSSWGTAGTIGVALMGVGEGLGLPAPIVAGFVLSGAYFGDKMSPLSDTTNLAPAMAGSELFEHIRHMVYTTGVSYAITLAISIVFGFIYHGGGGTEAMSRVTQILNGLSNQFNINLLLLIPPILVIVLAIKKVPAIPAISMGIVAGGILGFIIQGSTFGELLTVAYSGYVSETGFKAVDNLLTNGGFTAMLYSISIVITAMMFGGVMEGTNQLEVLVAKILQKAQSDGSLIMVTILSAIGMNVVLSEQYMSVVVTGRMYAEAYQERDLHPKNLSRALEDSGTLTGCLVPWNTGGAFMSSTLGVATFAYLPFAFLNWITPIVSIIFGWTGITIEPIDEETKERLALENEATEEI; from the coding sequence ATGAGTGCTAAAAGTAAAAGAGAACCATATATTTGGGAAGCATTAATTTCATTATTGTCATTAATGTTATTCATTGGTTTAGCAATTATTAAATATGGAACCGACCCACATGTACCGATGTTATTAGGGGCTTTTGTAGCAGCAATAATGGCTTATCGAGCTGGATATAAGTGGACTGAAATAGAACAGGCAATGATTGATGGTATAACTAGAGCTTTGCAGGCAGTGATAATTCTAGCGATTATTGGTGTTTTAGTGGGGGTTTGGATTGAAGGTGGTATTGTACCGACAATGATTTATTATGGATTAAAGATTTTAAATCCTGGTATTTTCTTTACTGCAACGCTATTAATCTGTTCTATTACTTCCTTGGCCACTGGAAGTTCTTGGGGAACAGCGGGTACTATTGGTGTTGCTTTAATGGGAGTTGGTGAAGGTTTAGGACTACCGGCACCAATAGTTGCTGGTTTTGTTTTATCTGGAGCTTATTTTGGAGATAAGATGTCACCTCTGTCTGATACTACAAATTTAGCTCCTGCTATGGCTGGGAGTGAACTATTTGAACATATTAGACATATGGTTTACACAACCGGTGTCAGTTATGCTATAACTTTAGCGATTAGTATTGTGTTTGGGTTTATTTACCATGGTGGTGGAGGTACAGAAGCAATGAGTAGAGTAACCCAAATTTTAAATGGGTTAAGTAATCAGTTTAATATTAATTTATTGTTATTGATTCCGCCGATTTTAGTTATTGTACTTGCAATTAAAAAAGTACCAGCTATTCCTGCAATTTCAATGGGGATTGTAGCAGGTGGGATTTTAGGTTTTATCATTCAGGGAAGTACTTTTGGTGAATTATTAACGGTTGCTTACAGTGGATATGTTAGCGAGACTGGATTTAAAGCAGTAGATAATTTATTGACTAATGGTGGTTTTACTGCCATGTTATATTCTATTTCAATAGTGATTACAGCTATGATGTTTGGGGGAGTTATGGAAGGAACTAATCAATTAGAGGTTTTGGTAGCTAAGATACTTCAGAAGGCCCAGTCTGATGGTTCATTGATTATGGTTACTATTCTTTCGGCTATTGGAATGAATGTAGTACTTTCTGAACAATATATGTCTGTTGTTGTGACTGGTCGTATGTATGCTGAAGCTTATCAAGAACGTGATCTTCATCCTAAGAATTTATCCCGGGCTTTAGAGGATAGTGGAACTTTAACCGGTTGTTTAGTACCTTGGAATACTGGTGGAGCTTTTATGAGTAGTACTTTAGGAGTAGCAACATTTGCATATTTACCTTTTGCCTTTTTAAATTGGATTACGCCGATTGTTTCGATTATATTTGGTTGGACTGGAATTACTATTGAACCAATTGATGAAGAGACTAAAGAAAGATTAGCACTAGAGAATGAAGCAACAGAAGAGATTTAA